The following are from one region of the Salvia splendens isolate huo1 chromosome 2, SspV2, whole genome shotgun sequence genome:
- the LOC121771564 gene encoding uncharacterized protein LOC121771564 — protein sequence MRTLWPNIDGDDGLETVLEVPVPDEMFTSASNSSKPWRAVKSWLMTGRAPRPSPDYEARALEIQSLLGVVGAPLLPLPISSDHYIKSHPIEKSMASYIVQQYVAACGGAHVLDSIENMCAVGKVKMAADVRKTNKGAGEFGGFVLWHKSPALWSLELMLSAFKLSAGCDGKVAWRHTPWRASRAPPRPLRRSLQGLDPKGTAELFSNSICIGEKKINGEDCFVLKLDTEAASSNNAEIMKHTIWGYFSQKSGLLIQLQDSHSVRMKEIHWETKTESLIQDYRTINGVNIAHSGRTTLSSFHENNTESQSRSRMEEIWSIEEIDFNVKGLSTDCFLPPAELGDCDGGDDEERLRCKVLDKCSRSCASRSGRRKKVVAIDEHYDLDDDDDSCIR from the exons ATGAGAACCTTGTGGCCCAACATCGACGGGGACGATGGCCTCGAGACAGTCCTGGAGGTCCCCGTCCCCGACGAGATGTTCACATCCGCCTCCAACTCCAGCAAGCCGTGGCGGGCCGTCAAGTCCTGGCTCATGACCGGCCGCGCCCCCCGCCCTTCCCCGGACTACGAGGCGCGCGCTTTGGAGATTCAGTCCTTGCTCGGCGTCGTTGGAGCCCCGTTGCTCCCCCTCCCGATCTCGTCTGATCACTACATCAAATCCCACCCCATA GAAAAATCGATGGCTTCATACATTGTCCAACAGTATGTGGCGGCTTGCGGCGGCGCACACGTCCTCGACTCGATCGAAAACATGTGCGCGGTCGGGAAGGTGAAGATGGCGGCTGATGTTAGAAAGACGAATAAAGGCGCGGGGGAATTCGGCGGATTCGTGCTGTGGCACAAGAGCCCCGCGCTCTGGAGTCTGGAGCTCATGCTTTCCGCTTTCAAATTAAGCGCCGGCTGCGATGGAAAGGTCGCGTGGCGCCACACTCCGTGGCGCGCCTCCCGTGCCCCTCCCCGCCCCCTCCGCCGCTCCTTGCAG GGGCTCGATCCAAAGGGAACAGCGGAATTATTCTCCAACTCCATCTGCATCGGCGAGAAAAAAATCAACGGCGAGGATTGCTTCGTGCTAAAGCTTGACACAGAGGCGGCAAGCAGCAACAACGCAGAAATAATGAAGCACACGATTTGGGGGTATTTTAGCCAGAAAAGTGGGCTATTAATCCAACTACAAGACTCTCACTCAGTGAGAATGAAAGAAATCCATTGGGAGACCAAAACAGAGTCGTTGATCCAAGACTACAGAACAATCAACGGCGTCAACATTGCTCACAGTGGCCGGACAACGCTGTCGAGTTTTCATGAGAATAATACCGAGAGCCAGAGTAGAAGCAGAATGGAGGAGATTTGGAGCATTGAGGAGATCGACTTCAACGTCAAGGGGCTGTCGACGGATTGCTTCTTGCCTCCTGCGGAATTGGGTGATTGCGATGGTGGCGACGATGAGGAACGGCTGAGGTGTAaggttttggataagtgtaGTAGAAGTTGTGCTTCAAGAAGTGGGAGGAGGAAAAAGGTGGTCGCCATTGATGAACACTAtgatttagatgatgatgatgattcgtGCATTAGATGA